The Natranaerovirga hydrolytica genome includes the window GTGTTTAGGAAGATATAAGAAAAAAGGTGTTAAGGCAATTAAGGAGTGGATTGATGAACAGTTAAAAGGCACCTTTGTAACTGTAATTTTGATTGGGAATGAAACTGCGGACAGAAAATATGTTCAGTATGAAATTAAGAAAAGCGCTGAATAAGGAAATGGTTTCTAAGGTATATTCATTCATGATTTGGAGAATAGCAAAAATGGAACAAAGCAAAGAGATGGTAAGATTTCTTAATGAGTTAAATCAGTCATATGGAGACATACTTACTCTTAGATATTATTACGATTTAACCATATCTGAAGTAGCAAATATGTTGAATATCCGAAAATAATGTAAATGTAAGAATTAATAGAGCAAAAAAAGCATTAAAGAAAACCTTGATAAATCAACGCTTTTGTAGATGGCTGAAAGTGTAATAAAAAAATAAATAAAAAAGTTATGAAAAAAGTGTAAGAATACACCTCTTTTTTAGGTTTATATAGTATAGGCTTTAAAGGAGGTGTTCTATATTAAAATATATGAAGTAGTCAACTACCGTTTACGGAACGTTGGCCAACTGGGATTTAGGTAAATTTATTCCTGTTTCAATTAGTGGTGGTTATTATTACGGTGGATATCAAGGATAGTTGACAGATGAAGACGGATCTCAGTTTTATGTAAATCGTTCTTGCAGAGTAACTGCAGCATCAAATATGTTTTATAATATGTCGAAAAATGTTTTCGGGGAATCAAAATTGTATGATGAAGCAGGAATAACCAATGTCTTGGGTATCTATTTGTCTTTTTGTTGCAAAATCGCCTGTTTCAAATGTTTTGCCACTTGAGCCTATAGTACCTGAACCACCTACTCCAACACGAAATATAGTAAATCTACCTTCACCAAGTACATGATTCGCAGTAGTTGTAATTTTTTGATTCATACCATAAGTATATACTCCAGCTGCTAGTCGATCGGGATATTTTATAGGCGTCGGCAAAGTACGATTATAATTTTTCATTAATTTTTGGAAGTCAATGTAAAAATGAATATGGAAGTAGCAGATGTACAGCTAAAAAGCCTTAATAAGTTGTAATGATAAGAAGGTTTCGCCACAAATTTGTATACCTTTGTCAGGTGCTTTATGGCAAATAGAGGAAAAAGAAAAATGAACAGGAAAAAAGAGTACATACTCGAAGATACAGGCTTTTCGAGAGTACTTATTTAAAATAAGGAGGAAGTTTTATGGTTGATACTTTATTGAAACCACGTAATATTATTTTTGCTACAATTCTTTATTGTGCATTGCTATTTTCATCTCATGCGATATTTGCGGGTTCAGCATGGTCACCTGAAGGTTATTTTTCAGTCTATGGCTATAACTATTCCAATAAAAGTTTTATTTCTACTTCAAGTTCTACGTATAATGGTTGGACATGGTTAGGGGCTTCAAATAAAATGCCACCGGCTGGTTACATGGGTGCTCAAACAAGAATATATAACGATGCTAATGACGCATTAGTTGCTTCTTCAACAATGACTTATTCAACTCAAGATGCATGGAGTATGGGTTCTGACGGTTGTTTTAGATCGGTAAGTTTCGGATCGTACTACTCTAAAGGATTAACCAGAGTTTATAATGGCAACGGTTATGAGTCGTATAATTCATTTCAATCACCGACTCAAACTGTTAAATAGGAGGGCTAATGATTATGAAAAATAAAATTTTAAGAATAGTTGGTATATATTCTATACTTTTTACTATTTGTACATCAAGTTTCGTAGTGTTTGCGTCTGCTATACATTACCGCAATGAAGGTGAAAAAACAGCACCAACGTATCCAATAAACGCAAATAATGAAACATATGGTTCGTTGGCAGATGCTATATCCGAAGATACTGAACCTGATTTGGTTTTAGTGCAACTTGCGGATGGTACTTTAGGTTATGTAAGAAATGAGGATTTAACAGGAGAAGTTCCTAATAATCCTGAAGAAGCGGTAGCTATGCAAATAGAAAAAGAAAATCGTATACAGAGAGCTAGAGGTTTGAAAATAGGGGAAACAATAAATGTTTATGATGTAAATGGTGAGATTATCTTAGGAGAATTTTTCATCTTTGATGAACTCCCAGCATTAATTAATGAAACTCCCCTTGAAAGTAAA containing:
- a CDS encoding sigma-70 family RNA polymerase sigma factor is translated as MEQSKEMVRFLNELNQSYGDILTLRYYYDLTISEVANMLNIRK
- a CDS encoding TIR domain-containing protein; its protein translation is MKEWIDEQLKGTFVTVILIGNETADRKYVQYEIKKSAE